The following are encoded together in the Salmonella enterica subsp. enterica serovar Choleraesuis genome:
- a CDS encoding amidohydrolase has protein sequence MRIDAHHHLWPYRAADYPWISPQMPALRRDFLAADFSTLLAEEQMTGSVVVQARMDNRETDWLVSQAQELPGVHGVVGWMDPSRGQGEVEETLQHWDTQPRIRGARHLVQDEASPGEWLEQESLITGMGALQRRGYVWDLLITHRHLEEGKRFAARHDQHWIVLDHCAKPWLEKGASEWMRQVAPLAALPHVVCKISGLVTEAQDGRWSDEQLQPFIDGALALFGPQRLLFGSDWPVCLLASSHQRLHQFYRTALTALSVHEQRAIWGENAWRIYGLAECEYGS, from the coding sequence ATGCGTATCGACGCCCATCACCACCTGTGGCCCTATCGGGCGGCGGATTACCCGTGGATTAGTCCACAGATGCCTGCACTACGCCGGGACTTTCTGGCCGCTGACTTTTCCACTCTACTGGCCGAAGAGCAGATGACCGGCAGCGTGGTGGTACAGGCGCGGATGGATAACCGGGAAACTGACTGGCTGGTGAGTCAGGCACAGGAGTTGCCGGGAGTTCACGGCGTGGTGGGCTGGATGGATCCGAGCCGCGGGCAAGGTGAAGTAGAGGAGACACTCCAGCATTGGGATACGCAACCGCGTATTCGCGGGGCGCGCCATCTGGTGCAGGACGAGGCTTCACCTGGTGAATGGCTGGAGCAGGAGTCATTAATTACCGGTATGGGCGCACTCCAGCGGCGTGGCTATGTCTGGGATTTGCTGATTACCCATCGGCATCTGGAAGAGGGCAAGCGTTTTGCGGCTCGCCACGACCAGCACTGGATAGTGCTGGACCATTGTGCCAAACCATGGCTGGAGAAAGGAGCATCCGAATGGATGCGTCAGGTGGCTCCGCTGGCGGCGCTACCCCACGTGGTGTGCAAAATATCAGGTCTGGTCACTGAGGCGCAGGACGGGCGCTGGAGTGACGAACAGCTTCAACCCTTTATCGATGGCGCGCTGGCGCTGTTTGGCCCGCAGCGTTTGCTATTTGGCTCAGACTGGCCGGTTTGCCTGCTGGCCTCCAGCCACCAGCGGCTTCATCAGTTTTATCGCACGGCGCTGACGGCGCTGAGTGTCCATGAACAGCGGGCTATCTGGGGAGAAAACGCCTGGCGAATTTATGGTTTAGCGGAGTGTGAATATGGATCTTAA
- a CDS encoding short-chain dehydrogenase encodes MDLNLKNKVVIVTGGGSGIGGAVSRVLAEEGAIPVVVSNTEPEAVFWQQLISLQPSSHFILADLCDEAQCGRAVALTIERFDRIDGLVNNAGANDGVGLEAGRSAFVQSLERNLIHYYLMAHFCQKALAASSGAIVNISSKTALTGQGGTSGYTAAKGAILALTREWAVSLRHQGVRVNAVVPAEVLTPLYERWINTFEQPEKQLQEISRRIPLGQRMTTPEEIANTVIFLLSERASHTTGEWLSVDGGYLHLDRALL; translated from the coding sequence ATGGATCTTAATCTCAAAAATAAGGTTGTTATCGTCACCGGCGGCGGTTCCGGCATTGGCGGCGCTGTCTCCCGGGTACTGGCCGAAGAGGGGGCAATCCCGGTAGTGGTAAGCAATACCGAACCAGAAGCGGTGTTCTGGCAACAGTTGATTAGCCTGCAACCGTCCAGCCACTTCATTCTGGCCGACCTGTGCGATGAAGCGCAGTGTGGGCGGGCGGTGGCTTTAACTATTGAGCGCTTTGATCGTATCGACGGATTGGTAAATAACGCAGGCGCTAACGATGGCGTAGGTCTGGAGGCCGGACGGAGCGCCTTTGTTCAGTCTCTGGAGCGCAATCTGATTCATTACTATCTGATGGCTCATTTTTGCCAGAAGGCACTTGCGGCCAGCTCTGGCGCTATCGTCAATATCTCATCTAAAACGGCGCTCACCGGACAGGGAGGCACCAGCGGCTACACCGCCGCTAAGGGGGCTATCCTGGCTCTTACCCGTGAGTGGGCGGTTTCGCTGCGCCACCAGGGCGTGCGGGTGAATGCTGTGGTACCCGCAGAAGTACTCACTCCGCTGTATGAGCGCTGGATAAATACCTTTGAACAGCCGGAAAAGCAGCTTCAGGAAATATCGCGCCGTATCCCTCTGGGCCAGAGGATGACAACGCCAGAAGAGATAGCGAATACCGTTATTTTCCTGCTTTCTGAGCGGGCATCGCATACCACTGGCGAATGGCTATCGGTGGATGGCGGTTATCTGCATCTTGACCGGGCGCTGCTATGA
- a CDS encoding L-fucose:H+ symporter permease: MAVNQKTAAMPRSTSQASSVRWAYMLVTTLFFMWGLSYGLLDVLNKHFQETLHVTRAQSGLLQAAYFGAYFIVALPAGIFMERRGYKAGILVGLCLYALGALLFVPAASVNSFGLFLLALFVIALGLGCLETAANPYATVLGEPQGAERRLNLAQSFNGLGQFIGPLIGGTLFFSATQQQSGDQEAVRITYVAITLIVLGIAFLFRRAVLPDIRESETPEAAGAPARGLWAHRHFVGGVCAQFFYVAAQVGVGAFFINYATEHWQGISNQSASYLLSVAMICFMVGRFFSTWLMGRVKPATLLAAYSVINIALCALVMAGMDGVSVMALIAIFFFMSIMFPTIFALGVKNMGSQTKRASSFMIMAIVGGAIMPWFMGRIADNVNTAVSYGLPLVCFAIVLVYALSQRRT; the protein is encoded by the coding sequence ATGGCTGTCAATCAGAAAACCGCCGCGATGCCGCGCAGCACAAGTCAGGCATCCAGCGTGCGCTGGGCCTATATGCTGGTCACCACGCTATTTTTTATGTGGGGGCTGTCTTACGGTTTACTGGACGTGCTGAATAAACACTTCCAGGAGACCTTGCACGTTACCCGCGCCCAGTCCGGCCTGCTCCAGGCGGCCTATTTTGGCGCTTATTTTATTGTGGCGCTTCCCGCCGGTATTTTTATGGAACGGCGTGGATATAAGGCGGGAATATTAGTAGGCCTATGCCTGTACGCCCTGGGCGCGCTGCTGTTCGTTCCGGCAGCCAGCGTGAATAGTTTTGGCCTGTTTCTACTGGCGCTGTTCGTTATTGCTCTGGGATTAGGCTGCCTTGAAACTGCTGCCAACCCTTATGCTACGGTGTTAGGCGAGCCGCAGGGCGCAGAGCGGCGGTTAAACCTGGCGCAGTCATTTAACGGCCTGGGCCAATTTATCGGGCCATTGATCGGCGGCACATTATTTTTCTCCGCGACTCAGCAGCAGAGCGGTGACCAGGAAGCGGTGCGGATAACTTATGTCGCTATCACACTGATAGTTCTGGGGATTGCTTTTCTATTTCGTCGCGCTGTGCTGCCGGATATTCGCGAGTCGGAAACCCCAGAGGCCGCAGGCGCGCCAGCACGCGGTCTGTGGGCTCACCGCCATTTTGTCGGTGGTGTATGCGCACAGTTCTTTTATGTGGCCGCGCAGGTTGGCGTCGGCGCGTTCTTTATTAACTACGCTACCGAACACTGGCAGGGAATCTCGAATCAGAGCGCCTCTTATCTGCTGTCGGTTGCGATGATCTGCTTTATGGTTGGGCGCTTCTTTAGCACCTGGCTGATGGGGCGGGTTAAACCGGCGACCCTGCTGGCGGCCTATTCGGTGATTAATATCGCGCTTTGCGCTTTGGTCATGGCTGGGATGGATGGCGTTTCCGTCATGGCGTTGATTGCCATCTTCTTCTTTATGTCGATTATGTTCCCAACCATCTTTGCTCTTGGGGTTAAGAACATGGGCAGCCAGACCAAGCGCGCCAGCTCATTTATGATTATGGCAATAGTGGGTGGAGCAATTATGCCGTGGTTTATGGGACGGATAGCTGACAACGTGAATACTGCTGTTTCTTACGGTTTGCCGCTGGTCTGTTTCGCGATTGTTCTGGTTTATGCGCTAAGTCAACGGCGCACATAA
- the ompR gene encoding transcriptional regulatory protein OmpR translates to MQENYKILVVDDDMRLRALLERYLTEQGFQVRSVANAEQMDRLLTRESFHLMVLDLMLPGEDGLSICRRLRSQSNPMPIIMVTAKGEEVDRIVGLEIGADDYIPKPFNPRELLARIRAVLRRQANELPGAPSQEEAVISFGKFKLNLGTREMFREDEPMPLTSGEFAVLKALVSHPREPLSRDKLMNLARGREYSAMERSIDVQISRLRRMVEEDPAHPRYIQTVWGLGYVFVPDGSKA, encoded by the coding sequence ATGCAAGAGAATTATAAGATTCTGGTTGTTGATGATGATATGCGTTTGCGAGCGCTGCTCGAACGCTATCTGACCGAACAAGGCTTCCAGGTTCGTAGCGTTGCCAACGCAGAGCAGATGGATCGTCTGCTGACTCGTGAGTCGTTCCATTTGATGGTGCTGGATTTGATGTTACCGGGTGAAGATGGGCTTTCTATCTGTCGCCGTCTGCGTAGCCAGAGCAACCCAATGCCAATCATTATGGTGACTGCGAAAGGCGAAGAGGTAGATCGGATTGTCGGGCTGGAAATCGGTGCGGATGACTATATCCCTAAACCATTCAACCCGCGCGAATTGCTGGCGCGTATTCGCGCCGTTCTGCGTCGTCAGGCAAATGAGCTGCCGGGCGCACCATCTCAGGAAGAAGCCGTGATTTCCTTTGGGAAATTTAAGCTTAACCTGGGTACTCGTGAGATGTTCCGCGAAGATGAGCCGATGCCGCTGACCAGCGGTGAATTTGCGGTACTGAAAGCGCTGGTAAGCCATCCGCGTGAACCGCTGTCGCGCGATAAGCTGATGAATCTGGCCCGTGGCCGTGAATACAGTGCGATGGAGCGTTCCATCGATGTGCAGATTTCACGTCTGCGCCGTATGGTTGAAGAAGATCCGGCGCATCCGCGCTATATCCAGACTGTCTGGGGATTAGGCTACGTTTTCGTTCCGGATGGTTCTAAAGCATGA
- the envZ gene encoding two-component sensor histidine kinase, with amino-acid sequence MKRLRFSPRSSFARTLLLIVTLLFVSLVTTYLVVLNFAILPSLQQFNKVLAYEVRMLMTDKLQLEDGTQLVVPPAFRREIYRELGISLYSDEAAEEAGLRWAQHYEFLSHQMAQQLGGPTEVRVEVNKSSPVVWLKTWLSPNIWVRVPLTEIHQGDFSPLFRYTLAIMLLAIGGAWLFIRIQNRPLVDLEHAALQVGKGIIPPPLREYGASEVRSVTRAFNQMASGVKQLADDRTLLMAGVSHDLRTPLTRIRLATEMMSEQDGYLAESINKDIEECNAIIEQFIDYLRTGQEMPLETADLNAVLGEVIASESGYEREIETALDSHEMPVEIHPLSIKRAVANMVVNAARYGNGWIKVSSGRELNRVWFQVEDDGPGIKPEQLAHLLQPFVRGDSARSTSGTGLGLAIVQRIIDNHNGKLDIGSSERGGLRIRAWLPAPAGKLSNIKES; translated from the coding sequence ATGAAGCGTCTGCGCTTCTCGCCCCGCAGTTCTTTTGCCCGCACGCTGCTACTGATCGTCACCCTGCTGTTTGTCAGCCTGGTGACGACCTATTTAGTGGTGCTCAATTTCGCGATTTTGCCGAGCCTCCAGCAGTTTAATAAGGTCCTGGCTTACGAAGTTCGTATGCTGATGACCGATAAACTTCAGCTTGAGGATGGTACCCAGCTGGTTGTGCCTCCGGCCTTTCGGCGTGAAATTTATCGTGAGCTGGGCATTTCGCTCTATTCCGATGAGGCGGCTGAAGAGGCGGGTTTGCGCTGGGCGCAGCACTATGAGTTTTTGAGCCATCAGATGGCGCAGCAGCTGGGCGGGCCGACCGAGGTGCGGGTTGAAGTTAACAAAAGCTCGCCGGTGGTCTGGCTGAAAACCTGGCTGTCACCCAACATTTGGGTTCGCGTGCCGTTGACCGAGATTCATCAGGGCGACTTCTCTCCGCTGTTCCGCTATACCCTGGCAATTATGCTGCTGGCGATTGGCGGGGCGTGGCTGTTTATTCGCATCCAGAACCGGCCTTTGGTCGATCTTGAGCACGCGGCGCTACAGGTGGGTAAAGGCATTATTCCGCCTCCTCTGCGTGAATATGGCGCGTCTGAGGTGCGTTCAGTAACCCGCGCCTTCAACCAGATGGCGTCCGGGGTTAAGCAACTGGCGGATGACCGAACGCTGCTGATGGCGGGGGTCAGTCACGATTTACGTACTCCGCTAACGCGTATTCGCCTGGCGACCGAAATGATGAGTGAGCAGGATGGCTATCTTGCCGAATCGATAAATAAAGATATCGAAGAGTGCAACGCCATCATTGAGCAGTTTATCGATTATCTGCGCACCGGCCAGGAGATGCCGCTGGAAACGGCTGATTTGAATGCGGTGCTGGGTGAAGTTATTGCCTCGGAAAGCGGCTATGAGCGCGAAATAGAAACCGCACTGGATAGCCACGAAATGCCGGTGGAGATCCATCCGCTATCGATTAAACGCGCCGTGGCCAATATGGTGGTTAACGCGGCTCGCTATGGCAATGGCTGGATTAAAGTCTCCAGTGGCCGCGAGTTAAATCGCGTCTGGTTTCAGGTGGAAGATGACGGGCCGGGGATTAAGCCTGAGCAGCTCGCGCATTTATTGCAGCCTTTTGTTCGCGGCGATAGCGCCCGTAGTACCAGCGGTACAGGGCTCGGCCTCGCGATTGTTCAGCGCATTATCGATAATCACAACGGTAAGCTGGATATAGGTAGCAGCGAGCGCGGAGGATTGCGAATTCGCGCCTGGCTTCCGGCACCGGCTGGCAAGCTCAGCAATATTAAAGAAAGCTAA
- the pckA gene encoding phosphoenolpyruvate carboxykinase [ATP]: protein MGANGITPQDLQAYGIQDVSEIIHNPDYQTLFEEELAPGLEGFERGTLTSLGAVSVDTGIFTGRSPKDKYIVRDDTTRDTLWWADEGKGKNDNKALSQETWQHLKGLVTQQLSAKRLFVVDAFCGANPDSRLSVRFITEVAWQAHFVTNMFIRPSAAELADFEPDFVVMNGAKCVNPQWQEQGMNSENFIAFNLTERMQLIGGTWYGGEMKKGMFSIMNYLLPLKGIASMHCSANVGEKEDVAVFFGLSGTGKTTLSTDPKRRLIGDDEHGWDDDGVFNFEGGCYAKTIRLSEEAEPDIYRAIRRDALLENVTVRADGTIDFDDASKTENTRVSYPINHIENIVKPVSKAGHATKIIFLTADAFGVLPPVSRLTADQTQYHFLSGFTAKLAGTERGITEPTPTFSACFGAAFLMLHPTQYAEVLVKRMQAAGAQAYLVNTGWNGTGKRISIKDTRAIIDAILDGSLDDAETFTLPMFNLAIPTELPGVDTHILDPRNTYASAEQWQEKADRLAQLFVENFEKYTDTPAGAALVKAGPQR from the coding sequence ATGGGCGCGAATGGCATAACCCCTCAGGATCTTCAGGCATATGGAATTCAAGATGTCAGCGAAATCATTCATAACCCCGATTACCAAACTCTATTTGAAGAAGAACTGGCACCAGGCCTGGAAGGTTTCGAGCGCGGAACGCTAACATCGCTTGGCGCTGTCTCCGTAGATACCGGCATTTTCACCGGACGTTCTCCGAAAGATAAATATATCGTCCGCGATGACACTACGCGCGACACCCTGTGGTGGGCAGATGAAGGCAAAGGCAAGAACGATAACAAAGCCTTGTCTCAGGAAACCTGGCAGCATCTTAAGGGGCTGGTAACTCAACAGTTGTCCGCCAAACGCCTGTTTGTGGTTGATGCTTTCTGCGGCGCTAACCCTGACTCGCGTCTGTCGGTGCGATTTATCACAGAAGTGGCCTGGCAGGCACACTTTGTGACCAATATGTTTATCCGCCCATCGGCCGCTGAGCTGGCTGATTTTGAACCTGACTTTGTGGTAATGAACGGCGCGAAATGCGTTAACCCACAGTGGCAGGAACAGGGGATGAACTCCGAAAACTTCATCGCTTTTAACCTTACCGAGCGTATGCAGCTTATCGGCGGTACCTGGTACGGCGGCGAGATGAAGAAAGGGATGTTCTCCATCATGAACTACCTGCTGCCGCTGAAAGGCATTGCCTCAATGCACTGCTCAGCTAACGTGGGTGAGAAAGAAGACGTCGCGGTGTTCTTCGGCCTGTCCGGAACCGGTAAAACCACTCTGTCCACCGATCCAAAACGCCGTCTGATTGGCGATGACGAGCACGGCTGGGACGACGATGGTGTGTTTAACTTCGAAGGCGGCTGCTACGCCAAAACTATCCGTCTGTCAGAAGAGGCCGAGCCGGATATCTACCGCGCTATCCGCCGCGATGCCCTGCTGGAGAACGTCACCGTTCGCGCCGATGGGACTATCGACTTTGACGACGCGTCAAAAACGGAAAATACCCGCGTTTCCTACCCGATTAATCACATCGAAAACATCGTTAAACCGGTGTCTAAAGCGGGTCACGCGACTAAGATAATCTTCCTGACTGCCGATGCGTTTGGGGTGCTGCCACCGGTTTCACGCCTGACGGCTGACCAGACACAGTATCACTTCCTGTCTGGCTTCACCGCTAAGCTGGCAGGCACCGAGCGCGGCATTACTGAGCCAACCCCAACCTTCTCCGCCTGCTTTGGCGCGGCATTCCTGATGCTGCACCCAACGCAGTACGCCGAAGTACTGGTGAAACGCATGCAGGCCGCAGGCGCGCAGGCATATCTGGTTAACACCGGCTGGAACGGTACCGGCAAGCGTATCTCCATTAAAGATACCCGCGCCATTATCGATGCCATTCTCGACGGCTCGCTGGACGATGCTGAGACCTTTACTCTGCCAATGTTCAACCTGGCGATTCCTACCGAACTGCCGGGCGTGGATACTCATATTCTCGATCCGCGTAATACCTACGCTTCCGCCGAGCAGTGGCAGGAAAAAGCTGACCGCCTGGCACAGCTGTTTGTGGAGAACTTCGAGAAATATACCGATACTCCGGCAGGCGCCGCGCTGGTTAAAGCCGGTCCACAGCGCTAA
- the hslO gene encoding 33 kDa chaperonin → MSTHDQLHRYLFENRAVRGELVTVSETWQQMLDNHEYPQPVQKILGELLVATSLLTATLKFDGDITVQLQGDGPMTLAVINGNNRQEMRGVARVQGDIPENADLKTLVGNGYLVITITPEQGERYQGVVGLEGDTLAACLEDYFMRSEQLPTRLFIRTGEADGKPAAAGMLLQVLPAQDAQQDDFDHLVALTDTIKTEEILNLDTKEVLWRLYHEEEVTLYDPQDVCFKCTCSRERCADALKTLPESEVDDILAEDGEIDMHCDYCGNHYVFNAMDISEIRNNASAADPNIH, encoded by the coding sequence ATGTCCACACATGACCAGTTACACCGCTACTTATTTGAAAACCGCGCCGTTCGTGGGGAACTGGTGACGGTATCTGAAACCTGGCAGCAAATGCTGGATAACCACGAATATCCACAGCCAGTTCAGAAAATCCTGGGCGAGCTGCTGGTTGCGACCAGCCTGCTGACCGCTACGCTGAAGTTTGACGGCGATATTACCGTCCAGCTGCAGGGCGATGGCCCAATGACCCTGGCCGTTATTAACGGCAACAATCGCCAGGAAATGCGCGGCGTGGCACGCGTTCAGGGCGATATTCCTGAAAATGCAGATTTGAAAACCCTAGTGGGTAACGGCTATCTGGTTATTACAATTACTCCGGAACAAGGCGAACGTTATCAGGGCGTGGTTGGGCTGGAAGGCGATACCCTGGCCGCCTGCCTGGAAGATTACTTCATGCGTTCCGAGCAGCTGCCGACCCGCCTGTTCATCCGTACCGGTGAAGCGGACGGCAAACCAGCCGCTGCCGGCATGTTGCTTCAGGTGCTGCCGGCTCAGGATGCTCAACAGGATGATTTCGATCACCTGGTAGCATTGACCGATACCATCAAAACCGAAGAGATCCTGAACCTGGATACTAAAGAGGTTTTATGGCGTCTGTATCACGAAGAAGAAGTCACGCTCTACGATCCGCAGGACGTATGCTTTAAATGCACCTGCTCTCGCGAGCGCTGCGCCGATGCTCTGAAAACCCTTCCAGAATCAGAAGTGGATGATATTCTGGCGGAAGATGGTGAAATTGATATGCACTGCGATTACTGCGGCAATCACTATGTGTTCAACGCTATGGACATTAGTGAAATCCGTAACAACGCCTCTGCAGCAGATCCGAATATCCACTAA
- a CDS encoding heat shock protein 15, with amino-acid sequence MSDNSTQAVRLDKWLWAARFYKTRAIAREMIEGGKVHYNGQRTKPGKVVELNAELSLQQGNDRRTVIINGITDKRGPATVAVTLYTETPESITKREQVALARKMNALSMPNPERRPDKKERRDLMKFKYGEQD; translated from the coding sequence ATGAGTGATAACTCAACGCAGGCCGTCCGCCTCGATAAGTGGCTATGGGCGGCGCGGTTCTACAAAACACGGGCAATTGCCCGAGAGATGATCGAGGGCGGTAAGGTTCATTACAACGGTCAGCGTACCAAGCCTGGCAAAGTTGTGGAACTTAATGCCGAATTATCTCTGCAGCAGGGCAATGACCGGCGCACGGTTATCATCAATGGAATAACAGATAAGCGCGGCCCGGCAACGGTAGCAGTTACGCTCTATACCGAAACGCCAGAAAGCATCACTAAACGTGAGCAGGTTGCTCTGGCACGTAAGATGAACGCATTGTCGATGCCCAATCCGGAACGCCGTCCGGATAAGAAAGAACGGCGGGATTTGATGAAATTTAAATATGGCGAGCAAGACTAA
- a CDS encoding GMP/IMP nucleotidase yields the protein MPNNIAWRDVDTVLLDMDGTLLDLAFDRVFWQQIVPDELSRQRQISRPEAVALLQAAYQEKQHTLNWYCLDYWSDRLSLDIRALTTRHGPNAKLRADTAPFLAALKAQGKRRILLTNAHPHNLEVKLAHTRLDEHLDLLLSTHTFGYPKEESVLWQEVTRHTGMAAERTLFIDDSEQILDAATQFGIRYCLGVSNPDSGLPDKHYQRHQAIGDYRLLIPGINEERP from the coding sequence ATGCCTAACAATATTGCCTGGCGCGATGTCGACACCGTGTTACTGGACATGGACGGCACCTTGCTGGATCTCGCTTTCGATCGCGTGTTCTGGCAGCAAATAGTGCCCGATGAGCTTAGCCGGCAGCGCCAGATCTCCAGGCCTGAGGCCGTGGCACTGCTTCAGGCTGCCTATCAGGAAAAGCAGCATACGCTAAACTGGTACTGTCTGGACTACTGGAGCGACCGGTTGAGCCTCGACATCAGGGCTTTAACTACCCGCCATGGCCCTAATGCCAAATTACGAGCGGATACCGCTCCGTTTCTTGCGGCGCTCAAGGCCCAGGGCAAGCGCCGGATCTTGTTGACCAACGCCCATCCGCACAACCTGGAAGTGAAGCTCGCGCATACCAGATTAGATGAGCACCTTGATTTATTACTTTCCACCCACACATTTGGTTATCCGAAAGAGGAAAGTGTGCTGTGGCAGGAGGTAACCCGCCACACCGGAATGGCCGCCGAAAGGACGCTGTTTATTGACGACAGCGAGCAAATTCTGGATGCCGCCACCCAGTTTGGCATCCGTTATTGTCTCGGCGTTAGCAACCCGGATTCGGGATTACCCGATAAGCACTATCAGCGCCACCAGGCTATCGGAGATTATCGCCTGCTGATACCTGGCATTAATGAGGAGCGCCCATGA
- the yrfF gene encoding putative membrane protein IgaA — MSTLLMLTVAILAVLAIGSWLVWQYIHHRNSSYLAAFNGAKTRKLTDDERQTIENYLARSQSQVIAPTGADSAPVPPVLNSRSNTVISVNRAITRYGLTTDDANKWRYYLDAVEVFLPPFLEQYISNDNAIELIETDTLPLIISLNHHSLFEYEDGSDERALSLDNLPSQASFSGKEGEQIELLHTRRETLEEYHLRRPQGVREALLVSLSFLLFFCSQTGPDFLMPWLIVAGGLVLALGLWGIWGRPGHAMRREIHCLRGTPRRWGLFGENDRDQLNNISLGVIDLTYPPHWQPWLPYELGQSTNIDFYLDHRVTRQGRFLSLQDEVRNFPLQRWMRSLIISLSALIILIMMLFWMPLDIPMKLTLSWLKGSQTIEATSVKELAKAEPQVGDTVKISGTGMCNIPMPGPLGTQKRSPFMPFDCSQIIWNTARPLPLPESDVTNKAQALVDEVALQLHPQNHPDSRVNPQLASAIARSGMVLVDDFSGIVIKTAALCTEKHECVRLKNALVNLGNTKNWDTLVRRARNGRLDGINVILRPVSAESLENLVNTSTAPFFVRETAKAAQKLNSPAPGGFMIGSESDIELVNHPFPAMNLYDYPPQQQWQEFRRLASMLMNTSFHAEGIITQIQVDANGTQHITLNTLPGSISLGRLLGTCLLLLAMLACFVVNAILAVRRYQRHNLRMDAIKNYYHQRFNPPLLPPADEAHS; from the coding sequence ATGAGCACTTTGTTAATGTTAACTGTGGCGATCCTCGCCGTTCTGGCCATAGGAAGCTGGCTAGTATGGCAATATATTCATCATCGCAATTCCAGCTACCTCGCCGCATTTAACGGGGCTAAAACCCGTAAATTAACCGACGACGAACGCCAGACGATAGAAAATTATCTGGCCCGCAGCCAGTCACAGGTGATTGCTCCGACAGGTGCCGACAGCGCTCCCGTTCCGCCAGTGCTTAATTCCCGTAGTAATACCGTTATCAGCGTTAATCGGGCGATTACCCGTTATGGGCTCACCACCGATGATGCGAATAAATGGCGCTACTATCTCGATGCCGTCGAAGTTTTTCTGCCGCCGTTCTTAGAACAATATATCTCTAACGATAATGCTATCGAGCTGATTGAGACCGATACGCTGCCGCTGATTATCTCACTTAACCATCATTCACTATTCGAATATGAAGATGGCAGTGATGAGCGCGCATTGTCGCTAGATAATCTCCCCTCTCAGGCGTCATTTAGCGGCAAAGAAGGGGAGCAAATAGAGCTGCTTCATACCCGCAGGGAAACGCTAGAGGAATATCATCTGCGTCGCCCTCAAGGTGTGCGTGAAGCGCTGCTGGTTAGCCTCTCTTTCTTACTCTTCTTTTGCAGCCAGACCGGGCCAGATTTCCTGATGCCATGGCTTATCGTCGCCGGTGGCCTTGTGTTAGCGCTCGGATTATGGGGAATTTGGGGGCGTCCTGGCCATGCTATGCGCCGGGAAATCCACTGTCTGCGCGGCACTCCGAGGCGTTGGGGACTGTTTGGTGAAAACGACCGCGACCAGCTCAATAACATATCGCTGGGTGTTATTGACCTGACCTACCCTCCCCACTGGCAGCCATGGCTGCCCTACGAGCTGGGGCAAAGTACCAATATTGATTTCTATCTTGACCACCGGGTGACTCGCCAGGGGCGATTCCTCTCACTCCAGGACGAGGTGAGAAACTTCCCACTTCAGCGTTGGATGCGCAGCCTGATTATCAGCCTCAGCGCCTTGATTATCCTGATAATGATGCTGTTTTGGATGCCTCTGGATATTCCCATGAAGCTTACGCTCTCGTGGCTAAAAGGTTCACAGACTATAGAGGCCACCAGCGTAAAAGAGCTGGCGAAAGCGGAACCTCAGGTTGGCGACACGGTAAAAATTAGCGGTACTGGGATGTGTAATATCCCAATGCCGGGGCCGCTCGGCACCCAAAAACGCTCGCCGTTTATGCCGTTCGACTGCTCGCAAATCATCTGGAATACCGCACGTCCCCTGCCCTTGCCGGAGTCAGACGTCACCAATAAGGCTCAGGCACTGGTCGATGAGGTCGCGCTGCAACTTCACCCTCAAAATCATCCCGACAGCCGGGTTAATCCCCAGCTGGCCTCCGCGATAGCTCGTTCAGGGATGGTCCTGGTCGATGATTTTAGCGGTATCGTGATTAAAACAGCGGCGTTATGCACTGAAAAACATGAATGCGTACGGCTTAAGAATGCACTGGTCAACCTGGGCAATACTAAAAACTGGGACACCTTAGTGCGCCGGGCTCGCAATGGCCGCCTTGACGGGATTAACGTTATACTGCGCCCGGTTAGTGCAGAATCTCTCGAGAATCTGGTGAATACCTCCACTGCGCCATTCTTCGTACGCGAAACCGCTAAGGCGGCGCAAAAGCTGAATAGCCCGGCCCCTGGCGGGTTCATGATTGGCAGTGAGAGCGATATAGAGCTGGTTAATCATCCCTTCCCGGCCATGAATTTATATGACTACCCGCCGCAGCAGCAATGGCAGGAGTTCCGCAGGCTGGCATCAATGCTGATGAATACCTCCTTCCATGCTGAAGGGATCATCACGCAAATTCAGGTAGATGCTAACGGTACGCAGCACATCACGCTCAATACCCTGCCAGGCAGTATTAGCCTGGGCCGTCTGCTCGGCACCTGCCTGCTGCTGCTGGCAATGCTGGCCTGTTTTGTGGTCAATGCCATACTTGCAGTACGTCGTTACCAGCGCCATAACCTGCGGATGGATGCAATTAAAAATTACTACCACCAGCGCTTTAACCCTCCGCTGCTGCCTCCTGCTGACGAAGCCCACTCGTAA